One Hordeum vulgare subsp. vulgare chromosome 4H, MorexV3_pseudomolecules_assembly, whole genome shotgun sequence DNA window includes the following coding sequences:
- the LOC123446442 gene encoding uncharacterized protein LOC123446442 has product MIGTRRSFGGSDVNFNGAQCGSLRIDVPITRLAVIYSHPTTRVVPNPLRLRRPWPSPKTFQREEARRKRTRNCPDSLRRKKIRGRRCSGTSYRRTTLGCLSSFSVMIFVFMCATAATNEQARRKNPRIDPWIGQKGARTCSSVFMARMRWRSRILMAKGRPVLACRASLTLPKCPSPSVRPPHLVLAHPHCSLRSRHAGAGSPACRHLSAGVKVRTRERPSSPRGTPPPAPSYLRQVVLHLRPRSLSAFQPYSRLRSSSTTVARAIAVARPCDFVLKTRNYIGGRGWIKQEEEDGLNRRKRTDEEEPR; this is encoded by the coding sequence ATGATTGGAACCCGCCGCAGCTTTGGGGGTTCAGACGTCAACTTCAATGGCGCACAGTGTGGCAGCCTGCGAATCGATGTGCCGATCACACGACTGGCGGTCATTTACTCTCACCCAACCACCCGAGTAGTACCCAACCCATTGCGCCTTCGGCGGCCATGGCCTTCTCCAAAAACATTTCAACGGGAAGAAGCCAGGAGAAAGAGGACAAGGAATTGTCCGGACAGTCTGCGGAGGAAAAAAATTCGGGGGAGAAGATGTAGTGGTACCTCGTACAGGCGGACGACGTTGGGGTGCTTGAGCAGCTTTAGCGTCATGATCTTTGTCTTTATGTGCGCCACCGCAGCTACCAATGAGCAAGCAAGACGAAAGAATCCAAGGATCGATCCATGGATTGGGCAGAAGGGGGCGCGCACCTGCTCATCGGTCTTCATGGCGAGGATGCGCTGGCGGTCGAGGATCTTGATGGCGAAGGGTCGGCCCGTGTTGGCGTGCCGCGCCAGCCTCACCTTGCCGAAGTGCCCCTCCCCCAGTGTCCGGCCGCCCCATCTCGTACTTGCCCATCCGCATTGCTCCCTCCGTAGCCGCCATGCCGGCGCGGGTTCGCCGGCCTGCCGGCACCTCTCGGCGGGGGTAAAGGTCAGGACGCGAGAGCGGCCATCCAGCCCACGAGGTACCCCGCCCCCAGCTCCTTCCTACCTACGACAGGTCGTGCTCCACCTCAGGCCACGAAGTCTGTCCGCGTTTCAGCCATATTCACGGCTCCGTTCCTCTTCCACGACCGTGGCAAGGGCGATTGCTGTCGCACGCCCCTGTGATTTCGTGCTTAAGACAAGAAattatataggaggaagaggatggattaaacaggaggaagaagatggattaAACAGGAGGAAGAGGACGGATGAGGAGGAGCCGCGGTAG